A part of Acidobacteriota bacterium genomic DNA contains:
- a CDS encoding radical SAM protein, with translation MRVVLFDPPPKLDWTPGCGLTKAGRRWPSYSVTGERTFNYFYLSAGAVLRQGGHEPVYLDCQVAGLGVEAAVDRLVALAPDLVVWYVDQINIDVGAAILGRARERTRFLCAGCGPFVTPLDEEFLKAWPVTDLVIRGEFDLGVRDLADGLVVRADWREVPGASFLQGETVYRTGPVQHVADVDALPIPAYDLINLHDYTESVNTKLPVATMTTSRGCPYRCVYCWWPQTLYSHKWRPMSPERVLAEVKHLVREHGVREIEFDDDIFEFDRDRVVAICEGFRKEGIKVFWSPQCRPDKVDRDLLRLMRKVGCKRILYGCESGVQEVLDRMKKDFTVEDIARATRETKAAGIDVLNCFMLGFPWDTEETLERTVDFACRINAHFTQFGIPTPLPGTEFMRFVREEGYLLTDDWSRFSGFSQAVVSYPHLPRERLEFWEKEAYRQYYLRARYMGMMAVRSLRSFDHLHQTVKLFRAFLKRRRAGWM, from the coding sequence ATGCGTGTCGTCCTCTTCGATCCCCCGCCCAAGCTCGACTGGACGCCCGGGTGCGGCCTGACCAAGGCCGGGCGCCGCTGGCCCAGCTACAGCGTCACCGGGGAGCGCACCTTCAACTACTTCTACCTCTCGGCGGGGGCCGTCCTGCGGCAGGGCGGCCACGAGCCGGTCTACCTGGACTGCCAGGTGGCGGGCCTCGGCGTCGAGGCCGCCGTCGATCGCCTCGTAGCGCTCGCCCCCGACCTGGTGGTGTGGTACGTGGACCAGATCAACATCGACGTCGGGGCCGCCATCCTGGGGCGCGCCCGGGAGCGGACCCGCTTCCTCTGCGCGGGCTGCGGCCCCTTCGTGACGCCCCTGGACGAGGAGTTCCTGAAGGCCTGGCCGGTGACCGACCTGGTCATCCGCGGCGAGTTCGACCTCGGGGTGCGCGACCTGGCGGACGGCCTCGTCGTGCGGGCGGACTGGCGGGAGGTCCCGGGGGCCTCCTTCCTCCAGGGGGAAACGGTGTACCGCACGGGGCCGGTCCAGCACGTGGCCGACGTGGACGCGCTCCCCATCCCGGCCTACGACCTCATCAACCTCCACGACTACACCGAGAGCGTGAACACCAAGCTCCCCGTGGCCACCATGACCACCTCCCGGGGCTGCCCCTACCGCTGCGTCTACTGCTGGTGGCCGCAGACCCTCTACAGCCACAAGTGGCGCCCCATGAGCCCGGAGCGGGTGCTGGCCGAGGTGAAGCACCTGGTGCGCGAGCACGGGGTGCGGGAGATCGAGTTCGACGACGACATCTTCGAGTTCGACCGGGACCGCGTGGTGGCCATCTGCGAGGGCTTCCGGAAGGAGGGGATCAAGGTCTTCTGGTCGCCCCAGTGCCGCCCCGACAAGGTGGACCGCGACCTGCTGCGGCTAATGCGGAAGGTGGGCTGCAAGCGCATCCTCTACGGCTGCGAAAGCGGCGTCCAGGAGGTCCTGGACCGGATGAAGAAGGACTTCACCGTGGAGGACATCGCCCGGGCCACCCGGGAGACGAAGGCGGCGGGGATCGACGTCCTGAACTGCTTCATGCTGGGCTTCCCCTGGGACACCGAGGAGACCCTCGAGCGGACCGTGGACTTCGCCTGCCGCATCAACGCCCACTTCACCCAGTTCGGGATCCCGACGCCGCTTCCCGGCACCGAGTTCATGCGCTTCGTCCGGGAGGAGGGTTACCTCCTGACCGACGACTGGAGCCGGTTCTCGGGCTTTTCCCAAGCGGTGGTGAGCTACCCGCACCTCCCCCGCGAGCGCCTGGAGTTCTGGGAGAAGGAAGCCTACCGCCAATACTACCTCCGGGCCCGGTACATGGGGATGATGGCCGTTCGGTCCCTGCGGTCCTTCGACCATCTCCACCAGACCGTCAAGCTTTTCCGGGCCTTCCTGAAGCGCCGCCGGGCGGGGTGGATGTGA
- a CDS encoding type II toxin-antitoxin system prevent-host-death family antitoxin — MKKAWQVQEAKARLSELISRAGSEGPQVITRHGKEVVVVVSVEEFQRSQAAGEGLYGLCRRFAGAGDTLVIERDRDKGREFTW, encoded by the coding sequence ATGAAGAAGGCTTGGCAGGTTCAGGAAGCAAAGGCCCGTCTGAGCGAGCTGATCAGCCGGGCGGGGTCGGAAGGTCCCCAGGTCATCACCCGCCACGGGAAGGAAGTGGTCGTGGTGGTGTCCGTGGAGGAATTCCAGCGGTCTCAAGCCGCGGGTGAGGGACTGTACGGGCTCTGCCGCCGTTTCGCCGGCGCCGGGGATACCCTGGTCATCGAACGAGACAGGGACAAGGGGAGAGAGTTCACCTGGTGA